The following proteins are encoded in a genomic region of Vulpes vulpes isolate BD-2025 chromosome X, VulVul3, whole genome shotgun sequence:
- the STARD8 gene encoding stAR-related lipid transfer protein 8 isoform X4 has product MPLLDVFWACFRKVKVVKEHCKRFGKVIQCFPLWQRRKNIEVEAKRTCKWLRATGFPQYAQLFEEGLFPLDIGSVKKDHSFLDEDSLGALCRRLMTLNNCALMKLEIHYQCKQNEDSEEEEQCTISNHWAFQQESKCWSHVDSSDLLAPPSPGLPVTSSCESVLTELSTTSLPAITVSLSPEAEPMDLPTPCHVPSLSNQPLLSPTQGHEGPRDKAKKRHSRHSRSFLKHLDSLRWKEKGGSRQAGLDCGPATLEKAIKASSFRSHRGFLSAGFYRAKNRAAASARNSGTETPRAWEAWPMAMFRHPQQVHRGDCLVHVPRDHKPGTFPRSLSIESLFPEDGHCLADWQPGRPWGCEGRRGSCGSTGSHASIYDNMSELYPSEPILVRAKAEDEEGTGSYAHVDDILQHVWGLQQRVELWSQAIYPDLQTRDKEKEEEEEEEIASSVEIATVEVGGQAETLAQIEAPACRESSAPDQADVQRVIPAQVEYQAQAEPLAQAQAQAQVEAEALDLGQGHGQEVNSGGEPNSASSVSVEEGHSISDTVASSSELGSSGNSMNEAEVMGSPAGLQASRLRERRDSGVGASLTRPCRKLRWHSFQNSHRPSLNSESLEINWQFAGQIHLLHKGSLLRLTAFMEKYTVPHKPGSVPKFMKRNKTPDYRGQQVFGVPPLIHMQRTGQPLPQSIQQAMRYLRSQCLDQVGIFRKSGVKSRIQNLRQMNEANPDHVCYEGQSAYDVADLLKQYFRDLPEPIFTSKLTTTFLQIYQLLPKDQWLAAAQAATLLLPDENREVLQTLLYFLSDIASAEENQMTAGNLAVCLAPSIFHLNVSKKDSPSPRIRSKRSLVGRPGPRYLSENMAATQGLSHMISDCKKLFQVPQDMVLQLCGSYNAAELSPPCPALAELRQAQAAGMSLSLYMEESVQELLRDAAERFKGWMSMPGPQHTELACRKAPDGHPLRVWKVSTEVAAPPPVVLHRVLRERALWDEDLLRAQVLEALMPGVELYHYVTDSMAPHPCRDFVVLRMWRSDLPRGGCLLISQSLDPEQPVPESGVRAMMLTSQYLMEPCGLGRSRLTHICRADLRGRSPDWYNKVFGHLCAMEVAKIRDSFPTLQAAGPETKL; this is encoded by the exons AAGTTGAGGCCAAAAGAACATGTAAGTGGCTCCGAGCAACAGGATTCCCTCAGTATGCTCAGCTTTTTGAAG AAGGTCTGTTTCCCCTGGATATTGGCTCTGTGAAGAAGGACCACAGTTTTCTGGACGAGGACTCTTTGGGGGCCCTGTGCAG GAGGCTGATGACCTTGAACAACTGTGCCTTGATGAAACTGGAAATTCACTATCAATGCAAGCAG AATGAAGActcagaagaagaagagcagTGTACCATCAGCAACCACTGGGCCTTCCAGCAAGAAAGTAAATGCTGGTCTCATGTGGACTCCTCTGACCTGCTGGCCCCACCAAGCCCTGGCCTGCCAGTGACCTCCAGCTGTGAGAGCGTCCTCACTGAGCTTAGCACCACTTCCCTGCCAGCCATCACTGTAAGCCTATCACCAGAGGCGGAGCCAATGGACCTGCCCACACCCTGCCACGTCCCCAGCCTGAGTAACCAGCCCCTCCTTAGCCCCACCCAGGGCCATGAGGGTCCCCGGGACAAAGCTAAGAAGCGCCATTCTCGCCATTCTCGTAGCTTCCTTAAGCATCTTGATTCTCTGAGGTGGAAGGAAAAGGGTGGCAGTCGGCAAGCTGGGCTCGACTGTGGCCCAGCCACCTTAGAAAAGGCCATTAAAGCCTCCTCTTTTCGTAGTCACCGTGGCTTCCTCTCAGCTGGATTCTACAGGGCCAAGAATAGGGCAGCCGCCTCAGCCCGCAACAGTGGCACCGAGACTCCAAGGGCCTGGGAGGCCTGGCCTATGGCCATGTTTCGGCACCCTCAGCAGGTGCACCGGGGTGACTGCCTCGTGCACGTGCCCAGGGACCACAAACCAGGCACATTCCCTCGCTCTCTGTCTATTGAGAGCCTGTTCCCCGAGGATGGACACTGCCTGGCAGATTGGCAGCCAGGTAGACCCTGGGGCTGCGAAGGGCGCCGGGGCTCCTGTGGCTCCACGGGCAGCCATGCCAGCATCTATGACAACATGTCTGAGCTGTACCCATCTGAGCCAATACTGGTCAGGGCTAAAGCTGAAGATGAGGAAGGTACAGGCAGCTATGCCCACGTAGATGACATCCTCCAGCATGTATGGGGGCTGCAGCAACGGGTAGAGCTCTGGTCTCAGGCCATCTACCCAGACCTGCAGACTAgagataaggaaaaggaagaagaggaagaagaggagattgCTTCGTCAGTAGAAATAGCCACAGTTGAGGTTGGAGGGCAGGCTGAGACTCTGGCCCAGATAGAGGCTCCAGCCTGCAGAGAGTCCTCAGCCCCAGACCAGGCTGATGTTCAGCGAGTAATCCCAGCTCAGGTTGAGTATCAGGCTCAGGCTGAgcccctggcccaggcccaggcccaggcccaggttGAGGCCGAGGCCCTAGACCTGGGCCAAGGTCATGGGCAGGAGGTGAATTCAGGTGGGGAACCCAACTCGGCCTCCAGCGTATCTGTGGAAGAAGGACACTCCATTTCTGACACTGTGGCCTCCTCCAGTGAACTGGGCAGTAGTGGAAACTCCATGAACGAGGCTGAGGTCATGGGCTCGCCAGCTGGACTTCAAGCATCCAGACTACGTGAACGACGAGATTCAGGGGTTGGGGCCTCACTTACCAGACCCTGCAG GAAGCTCCGCTGGCACAGCTTCCAGAACTCCCACCGGCCCAGCCTCAATTCAGAGTCACTGGAGATCAATTGGCAGTTTGCTGGCCAGATCCACCTCCTGCATAAGGGCTCACTGCTGCGGCTCACTGCCTTCATGGAGAAGTACACTGTGCCACACAAACCAGG GTCAGTGCCCAAGTTCATGAAAAGGAATAAGACTCCGGATTACCGAGGCCAGCAGGTGTTTGGGGTGCCACCCCTTATCCACATGCAGCGCACAGGCCAGCCACTGCCACAGAGCATTCAGCAAGCCATGCGCTACCTGCGCAGCCAGTGCCTGGACCAG GTGGGCATCTTCCGCAAGTCTGGGGTGAAGTCCAGGATCCAGAACCTGCGGCAAATGAATGAGGCCAACCCAGACCATGTTTGCTATGAGGGCCAGTCGGCCTATGATGTGGCAGACCTGCTGAAGCAGTATTTCCGGGACCTACCAGAGCCTATCTTTACCAGCAAGCTCACGACCACTTTCCTGCAGATCTACCAGC TCCTCCCCAAGGATCAGTGGTTGGCAGCAGCTCAGGCTGCCACCTTGCTGCTCCCGGATGAGAACCGAGAGGTCCTACAGACTCTGCTCTACTTCCTAAGTGACATTGCCTCTGCTGAAGAAAACCAGATGACAGCTGGCAACCTAGCTGTGTGTCTGGCACCTTCCATCTTCCATCTCAACGTCTCTAAGAAGGATAGCCCCTCTCCGAG GATCAGGAGCAAACGCAGCCTGGTTGGCCGGCCAGGCCCTAGGTACCTGAGTGAGAACATGGCTGCCACCCAGGGCCTATCACACATGATCAGTGACTGCAAGAAACTTTTTCAA GTCCCTCAGGACATGGTGCTACAGCTGTGTGGCTCCTACAACGCAGCTGAGCTcagccctccctgcccagccttGGCTGAGCTGCGGCAGGCCCAAGCAGCCGGCATGAGCCTGAGCCTCTACATGGAAGAGAGTGTCCAGGAGCTGCTGCGTGATGCTGCTGAGCGTTTCAAGGGTTGGATGAGTATGCCAGGGCCCCAACACACAGAGCTGGCTTGTAGAAAG GCACCAGATGGGCACCCCCTGCGTGTGTGGAAGGTGTCCACTGAGGTGGCAGCCCCTCCACCTGTCGTGTTACACCGTGTTCTGCGGGAGAGGGCCCTCTGGGATGAGGACCTGCTGCGGGCCCAGGTGTTGGAAGCCCTGATGCCAGGTGTGGAGCTGTACCACTATGTCACCGACAGCATGGCACCCCATCCCTGCCGTGACTTCGTGGTGCTCCG GATGTGGCGCTCTGACCTGCCCCGTGGTGGTTGTCTGCTCATCTCCCAGTCCCTGGATCCTGAGCAACCTGTGCCAGAATCAGGGGTGCGGGCCATGATGCTCACTTCCCAGTACCTCATGGAGCCTTGTGGCCTGGGCCGCTCCCGGCTCACTCACATCTGCCGTGCTGATCTCAG GGGCCGTTCTCCTGACTGGTACAACAAAGTCTTTGGGCACCTGTGTGCCATGGAAGTGGCGAAGATCCGGGACTCCTTCCCCACCCTGCAGGCAGCTGGCCCTGAGACAAAATTGTGA
- the STARD8 gene encoding stAR-related lipid transfer protein 8 isoform X5, with amino-acid sequence MRPPPQEPVLCFGVSGGRMAEARGRGPASRLPKPWTWMPWKPRAVKGTRWDPPRWKPEVEAKRTCKWLRATGFPQYAQLFEEGLFPLDIGSVKKDHSFLDEDSLGALCRRLMTLNNCALMKLEIHYQCKQNEDSEEEEQCTISNHWAFQQESKCWSHVDSSDLLAPPSPGLPVTSSCESVLTELSTTSLPAITVSLSPEAEPMDLPTPCHVPSLSNQPLLSPTQGHEGPRDKAKKRHSRHSRSFLKHLDSLRWKEKGGSRQAGLDCGPATLEKAIKASSFRSHRGFLSAGFYRAKNRAAASARNSGTETPRAWEAWPMAMFRHPQQVHRGDCLVHVPRDHKPGTFPRSLSIESLFPEDGHCLADWQPGRPWGCEGRRGSCGSTGSHASIYDNMSELYPSEPILVRAKAEDEEGTGSYAHVDDILQHVWGLQQRVELWSQAIYPDLQTRDKEKEEEEEEEIASSVEIATVEVGGQAETLAQIEAPACRESSAPDQADVQRVIPAQVEYQAQAEPLAQAQAQAQVEAEALDLGQGHGQEVNSGGEPNSASSVSVEEGHSISDTVASSSELGSSGNSMNEAEVMGSPAGLQASRLRERRDSGVGASLTRPCRKLRWHSFQNSHRPSLNSESLEINWQFAGQIHLLHKGSLLRLTAFMEKYTVPHKPGSVPKFMKRNKTPDYRGQQVFGVPPLIHMQRTGQPLPQSIQQAMRYLRSQCLDQVGIFRKSGVKSRIQNLRQMNEANPDHVCYEGQSAYDVADLLKQYFRDLPEPIFTSKLTTTFLQIYQLLPKDQWLAAAQAATLLLPDENREVLQTLLYFLSDIASAEENQMTAGNLAVCLAPSIFHLNVSKKDSPSPRIRSKRSLVGRPGPRYLSENMAATQGLSHMISDCKKLFQVPQDMVLQLCGSYNAAELSPPCPALAELRQAQAAGMSLSLYMEESVQELLRDAAERFKGWMSMPGPQHTELACRKAPDGHPLRVWKVSTEVAAPPPVVLHRVLRERALWDEDLLRAQVLEALMPGVELYHYVTDSMAPHPCRDFVVLRMWRSDLPRGGCLLISQSLDPEQPVPESGVRAMMLTSQYLMEPCGLGRSRLTHICRADLRGRSPDWYNKVFGHLCAMEVAKIRDSFPTLQAAGPETKL; translated from the exons AAGTTGAGGCCAAAAGAACATGTAAGTGGCTCCGAGCAACAGGATTCCCTCAGTATGCTCAGCTTTTTGAAG AAGGTCTGTTTCCCCTGGATATTGGCTCTGTGAAGAAGGACCACAGTTTTCTGGACGAGGACTCTTTGGGGGCCCTGTGCAG GAGGCTGATGACCTTGAACAACTGTGCCTTGATGAAACTGGAAATTCACTATCAATGCAAGCAG AATGAAGActcagaagaagaagagcagTGTACCATCAGCAACCACTGGGCCTTCCAGCAAGAAAGTAAATGCTGGTCTCATGTGGACTCCTCTGACCTGCTGGCCCCACCAAGCCCTGGCCTGCCAGTGACCTCCAGCTGTGAGAGCGTCCTCACTGAGCTTAGCACCACTTCCCTGCCAGCCATCACTGTAAGCCTATCACCAGAGGCGGAGCCAATGGACCTGCCCACACCCTGCCACGTCCCCAGCCTGAGTAACCAGCCCCTCCTTAGCCCCACCCAGGGCCATGAGGGTCCCCGGGACAAAGCTAAGAAGCGCCATTCTCGCCATTCTCGTAGCTTCCTTAAGCATCTTGATTCTCTGAGGTGGAAGGAAAAGGGTGGCAGTCGGCAAGCTGGGCTCGACTGTGGCCCAGCCACCTTAGAAAAGGCCATTAAAGCCTCCTCTTTTCGTAGTCACCGTGGCTTCCTCTCAGCTGGATTCTACAGGGCCAAGAATAGGGCAGCCGCCTCAGCCCGCAACAGTGGCACCGAGACTCCAAGGGCCTGGGAGGCCTGGCCTATGGCCATGTTTCGGCACCCTCAGCAGGTGCACCGGGGTGACTGCCTCGTGCACGTGCCCAGGGACCACAAACCAGGCACATTCCCTCGCTCTCTGTCTATTGAGAGCCTGTTCCCCGAGGATGGACACTGCCTGGCAGATTGGCAGCCAGGTAGACCCTGGGGCTGCGAAGGGCGCCGGGGCTCCTGTGGCTCCACGGGCAGCCATGCCAGCATCTATGACAACATGTCTGAGCTGTACCCATCTGAGCCAATACTGGTCAGGGCTAAAGCTGAAGATGAGGAAGGTACAGGCAGCTATGCCCACGTAGATGACATCCTCCAGCATGTATGGGGGCTGCAGCAACGGGTAGAGCTCTGGTCTCAGGCCATCTACCCAGACCTGCAGACTAgagataaggaaaaggaagaagaggaagaagaggagattgCTTCGTCAGTAGAAATAGCCACAGTTGAGGTTGGAGGGCAGGCTGAGACTCTGGCCCAGATAGAGGCTCCAGCCTGCAGAGAGTCCTCAGCCCCAGACCAGGCTGATGTTCAGCGAGTAATCCCAGCTCAGGTTGAGTATCAGGCTCAGGCTGAgcccctggcccaggcccaggcccaggcccaggttGAGGCCGAGGCCCTAGACCTGGGCCAAGGTCATGGGCAGGAGGTGAATTCAGGTGGGGAACCCAACTCGGCCTCCAGCGTATCTGTGGAAGAAGGACACTCCATTTCTGACACTGTGGCCTCCTCCAGTGAACTGGGCAGTAGTGGAAACTCCATGAACGAGGCTGAGGTCATGGGCTCGCCAGCTGGACTTCAAGCATCCAGACTACGTGAACGACGAGATTCAGGGGTTGGGGCCTCACTTACCAGACCCTGCAG GAAGCTCCGCTGGCACAGCTTCCAGAACTCCCACCGGCCCAGCCTCAATTCAGAGTCACTGGAGATCAATTGGCAGTTTGCTGGCCAGATCCACCTCCTGCATAAGGGCTCACTGCTGCGGCTCACTGCCTTCATGGAGAAGTACACTGTGCCACACAAACCAGG GTCAGTGCCCAAGTTCATGAAAAGGAATAAGACTCCGGATTACCGAGGCCAGCAGGTGTTTGGGGTGCCACCCCTTATCCACATGCAGCGCACAGGCCAGCCACTGCCACAGAGCATTCAGCAAGCCATGCGCTACCTGCGCAGCCAGTGCCTGGACCAG GTGGGCATCTTCCGCAAGTCTGGGGTGAAGTCCAGGATCCAGAACCTGCGGCAAATGAATGAGGCCAACCCAGACCATGTTTGCTATGAGGGCCAGTCGGCCTATGATGTGGCAGACCTGCTGAAGCAGTATTTCCGGGACCTACCAGAGCCTATCTTTACCAGCAAGCTCACGACCACTTTCCTGCAGATCTACCAGC TCCTCCCCAAGGATCAGTGGTTGGCAGCAGCTCAGGCTGCCACCTTGCTGCTCCCGGATGAGAACCGAGAGGTCCTACAGACTCTGCTCTACTTCCTAAGTGACATTGCCTCTGCTGAAGAAAACCAGATGACAGCTGGCAACCTAGCTGTGTGTCTGGCACCTTCCATCTTCCATCTCAACGTCTCTAAGAAGGATAGCCCCTCTCCGAG GATCAGGAGCAAACGCAGCCTGGTTGGCCGGCCAGGCCCTAGGTACCTGAGTGAGAACATGGCTGCCACCCAGGGCCTATCACACATGATCAGTGACTGCAAGAAACTTTTTCAA GTCCCTCAGGACATGGTGCTACAGCTGTGTGGCTCCTACAACGCAGCTGAGCTcagccctccctgcccagccttGGCTGAGCTGCGGCAGGCCCAAGCAGCCGGCATGAGCCTGAGCCTCTACATGGAAGAGAGTGTCCAGGAGCTGCTGCGTGATGCTGCTGAGCGTTTCAAGGGTTGGATGAGTATGCCAGGGCCCCAACACACAGAGCTGGCTTGTAGAAAG GCACCAGATGGGCACCCCCTGCGTGTGTGGAAGGTGTCCACTGAGGTGGCAGCCCCTCCACCTGTCGTGTTACACCGTGTTCTGCGGGAGAGGGCCCTCTGGGATGAGGACCTGCTGCGGGCCCAGGTGTTGGAAGCCCTGATGCCAGGTGTGGAGCTGTACCACTATGTCACCGACAGCATGGCACCCCATCCCTGCCGTGACTTCGTGGTGCTCCG GATGTGGCGCTCTGACCTGCCCCGTGGTGGTTGTCTGCTCATCTCCCAGTCCCTGGATCCTGAGCAACCTGTGCCAGAATCAGGGGTGCGGGCCATGATGCTCACTTCCCAGTACCTCATGGAGCCTTGTGGCCTGGGCCGCTCCCGGCTCACTCACATCTGCCGTGCTGATCTCAG GGGCCGTTCTCCTGACTGGTACAACAAAGTCTTTGGGCACCTGTGTGCCATGGAAGTGGCGAAGATCCGGGACTCCTTCCCCACCCTGCAGGCAGCTGGCCCTGAGACAAAATTGTGA
- the STARD8 gene encoding stAR-related lipid transfer protein 8 isoform X13 translates to MRPPPQEPVLCFGVSGGRMAEARGRGPASRLPKPWTWMPWKPRAVKGTRWDPPRWKPEVEAKRTCKWLRATGFPQYAQLFEEGLFPLDIGSVKKDHSFLDEDSLGALCRRLMTLNNCALMKLEIHYQCKQNEDSEEEEQCTISNHWAFQQESKCWSHVDSSDLLAPPSPGLPVTSSCESVLTELSTTSLPAITVSLSPEAEPMDLPTPCHVPSLSNQPLLSPTQGHEGPRDKAKKRHSRHSRSFLKHLDSLRWKEKGGSRQAGLDCGPATLEKAIKASSFRSHRGFLSAGFYRAKNRAAASARNSGTETPRAWEAWPMAMFRHPQQVHRGDCLVHVPRDHKPGTFPRSLSIESLFPEDGHCLADWQPGRPWGCEGRRGSCGSTGSHASIYDNMSELYPSEPILVRAKAEDEEGTGSYAHVDDILQHVWGLQQRVELWSQAIYPDLQTRDKEKEEEEEEEIASSVEIATVEVGGQAETLAQIEAPACRESSAPDQADVQRVIPAQVEYQAQAEPLAQAQAQAQVEAEALDLGQGHGQEVNSGGEPNSASSVSVEEGHSISDTVASSSELGSSGNSMNEAEVMGSPAGLQASRLRERRDSGVGASLTRPCRKLRWHSFQNSHRPSLNSESLEINWQFAGQIHLLHKGSLLRLTAFMEKYTVPHKPGWVWSVPKFMKRNKTPDYRGQQVFGVPPLIHMQRTGQPLPQSIQQAMRYLRSQCLDQVGIFRKSGVKSRIQNLRQMNEANPDHVCYEGQSAYDVADLLKQYFRDLPEPIFTSKLTTTFLQIYQLLPKDQWLAAAQAATLLLPDENREVLQTLLYFLSDIASAEENQMTAGNLAVCLAPSIFHLNVSKKDSPSPRIRSKRSLVGRPGPRYLSENMAATQGLSHMISDCKKLFQVPQDMVLQLCGSYNAAELSPPCPALAELRQAQAAGMSLSLYMEESVQELLRDAAERFKGWMSMPGPQHTELACRKVSSTPPMAATELKEFKGCRQEVKDAQGRSCPTSHTVPQLDLGGCQPAEQVPKEIENQMRWGALCCWGSPARISVLEPHCRQVTVCRA, encoded by the exons AAGTTGAGGCCAAAAGAACATGTAAGTGGCTCCGAGCAACAGGATTCCCTCAGTATGCTCAGCTTTTTGAAG AAGGTCTGTTTCCCCTGGATATTGGCTCTGTGAAGAAGGACCACAGTTTTCTGGACGAGGACTCTTTGGGGGCCCTGTGCAG GAGGCTGATGACCTTGAACAACTGTGCCTTGATGAAACTGGAAATTCACTATCAATGCAAGCAG AATGAAGActcagaagaagaagagcagTGTACCATCAGCAACCACTGGGCCTTCCAGCAAGAAAGTAAATGCTGGTCTCATGTGGACTCCTCTGACCTGCTGGCCCCACCAAGCCCTGGCCTGCCAGTGACCTCCAGCTGTGAGAGCGTCCTCACTGAGCTTAGCACCACTTCCCTGCCAGCCATCACTGTAAGCCTATCACCAGAGGCGGAGCCAATGGACCTGCCCACACCCTGCCACGTCCCCAGCCTGAGTAACCAGCCCCTCCTTAGCCCCACCCAGGGCCATGAGGGTCCCCGGGACAAAGCTAAGAAGCGCCATTCTCGCCATTCTCGTAGCTTCCTTAAGCATCTTGATTCTCTGAGGTGGAAGGAAAAGGGTGGCAGTCGGCAAGCTGGGCTCGACTGTGGCCCAGCCACCTTAGAAAAGGCCATTAAAGCCTCCTCTTTTCGTAGTCACCGTGGCTTCCTCTCAGCTGGATTCTACAGGGCCAAGAATAGGGCAGCCGCCTCAGCCCGCAACAGTGGCACCGAGACTCCAAGGGCCTGGGAGGCCTGGCCTATGGCCATGTTTCGGCACCCTCAGCAGGTGCACCGGGGTGACTGCCTCGTGCACGTGCCCAGGGACCACAAACCAGGCACATTCCCTCGCTCTCTGTCTATTGAGAGCCTGTTCCCCGAGGATGGACACTGCCTGGCAGATTGGCAGCCAGGTAGACCCTGGGGCTGCGAAGGGCGCCGGGGCTCCTGTGGCTCCACGGGCAGCCATGCCAGCATCTATGACAACATGTCTGAGCTGTACCCATCTGAGCCAATACTGGTCAGGGCTAAAGCTGAAGATGAGGAAGGTACAGGCAGCTATGCCCACGTAGATGACATCCTCCAGCATGTATGGGGGCTGCAGCAACGGGTAGAGCTCTGGTCTCAGGCCATCTACCCAGACCTGCAGACTAgagataaggaaaaggaagaagaggaagaagaggagattgCTTCGTCAGTAGAAATAGCCACAGTTGAGGTTGGAGGGCAGGCTGAGACTCTGGCCCAGATAGAGGCTCCAGCCTGCAGAGAGTCCTCAGCCCCAGACCAGGCTGATGTTCAGCGAGTAATCCCAGCTCAGGTTGAGTATCAGGCTCAGGCTGAgcccctggcccaggcccaggcccaggcccaggttGAGGCCGAGGCCCTAGACCTGGGCCAAGGTCATGGGCAGGAGGTGAATTCAGGTGGGGAACCCAACTCGGCCTCCAGCGTATCTGTGGAAGAAGGACACTCCATTTCTGACACTGTGGCCTCCTCCAGTGAACTGGGCAGTAGTGGAAACTCCATGAACGAGGCTGAGGTCATGGGCTCGCCAGCTGGACTTCAAGCATCCAGACTACGTGAACGACGAGATTCAGGGGTTGGGGCCTCACTTACCAGACCCTGCAG GAAGCTCCGCTGGCACAGCTTCCAGAACTCCCACCGGCCCAGCCTCAATTCAGAGTCACTGGAGATCAATTGGCAGTTTGCTGGCCAGATCCACCTCCTGCATAAGGGCTCACTGCTGCGGCTCACTGCCTTCATGGAGAAGTACACTGTGCCACACAAACCAGGGTGGGTCTG GTCAGTGCCCAAGTTCATGAAAAGGAATAAGACTCCGGATTACCGAGGCCAGCAGGTGTTTGGGGTGCCACCCCTTATCCACATGCAGCGCACAGGCCAGCCACTGCCACAGAGCATTCAGCAAGCCATGCGCTACCTGCGCAGCCAGTGCCTGGACCAG GTGGGCATCTTCCGCAAGTCTGGGGTGAAGTCCAGGATCCAGAACCTGCGGCAAATGAATGAGGCCAACCCAGACCATGTTTGCTATGAGGGCCAGTCGGCCTATGATGTGGCAGACCTGCTGAAGCAGTATTTCCGGGACCTACCAGAGCCTATCTTTACCAGCAAGCTCACGACCACTTTCCTGCAGATCTACCAGC TCCTCCCCAAGGATCAGTGGTTGGCAGCAGCTCAGGCTGCCACCTTGCTGCTCCCGGATGAGAACCGAGAGGTCCTACAGACTCTGCTCTACTTCCTAAGTGACATTGCCTCTGCTGAAGAAAACCAGATGACAGCTGGCAACCTAGCTGTGTGTCTGGCACCTTCCATCTTCCATCTCAACGTCTCTAAGAAGGATAGCCCCTCTCCGAG GATCAGGAGCAAACGCAGCCTGGTTGGCCGGCCAGGCCCTAGGTACCTGAGTGAGAACATGGCTGCCACCCAGGGCCTATCACACATGATCAGTGACTGCAAGAAACTTTTTCAA GTCCCTCAGGACATGGTGCTACAGCTGTGTGGCTCCTACAACGCAGCTGAGCTcagccctccctgcccagccttGGCTGAGCTGCGGCAGGCCCAAGCAGCCGGCATGAGCCTGAGCCTCTACATGGAAGAGAGTGTCCAGGAGCTGCTGCGTGATGCTGCTGAGCGTTTCAAGGGTTGGATGAGTATGCCAGGGCCCCAACACACAGAGCTGGCTTGTAGAAAGGTAAGTAGCACACCACCTATGGCTGCCACGGAGCTGAAAGAGTTCAAGGGGTGCAGGCAGGAGGTCAAGGATGCTCAGGGAAGGAGCTGTCCTACCAGTCACACTGTGCCTCAGCTTGATCTTGGAGGATGTCAGCCAGCAGAGCAAGTACCTAAAGAAATTGAGAACCAGATGAGATGGGGGGCTCTCTGTTGTTGGGGATCACCTGCCAGAATTTCTGTACTGGAGCCCCACTGTAGGCAGGTCACTGTATGTAGAGCCTAG